One Brassica oleracea var. oleracea cultivar TO1000 chromosome C7, BOL, whole genome shotgun sequence genomic window carries:
- the LOC106306246 gene encoding alpha,alpha-trehalose-phosphate synthase [UDP-forming] 5, translated as MVSRSYSNLLDLASGNFHSFSREKKRFPRVATVTGVLSELDDDANSNSVCSDAPSSIAQDRIIIVGNQLPIKSHRNPSGKLTFTWDNDSLLLQLKDGMREDMEVVYIGCLKDQVDPSEQDDVSQRLLENFKCVPAYIPPEIFTKYYHGFCKQHLWPLFHYMLPLNPDLGGRFDRSLWQAYLSVNKIFADKVMEVINPDDDFVWVHDYHLMVLPTFLRKRFNRVKLGFFLHSPFPSSEIYRTLPVRNELLRALLNADLIGFHTFDYARHFLSCCSRMLGLSYQSKRGTIGLEYYGRTVSIKILPVGIHTSQLQSILNLPETQTKVADLRDQFSDQKVLLGVDDMDIFKGISLKLLAMEQLLQQHPEKRGRVVLVQIANPARGRGKDVQEVRSETLATVKRINDTFGRPGYQPVFLIDEPLQFYERIAYYVIAECCLVTAVRDGMNLIPYEYIICRQANPKLNETLGLDPCAAKKSMLVVSEFIGCSPSLSGAIRVNPWNIDAVTEAMDYALTVSEAEKQMRHEKHHKYVSTHDVAYWSRSFIQDLERACAEHVRKRCWGIGFGLGFRVVALDPSFKKLSIEHIVSAYKRTKKRAILVDYDGTMVQPGSIRTTPSIQTIETLNKLSSDPKNIVYLISGKDRKTLTEWFSSCGDLGLAAEHGYFIRPNDGTEWETSSLVSAFEWKQIAEPVMRLYTETTDGSTIETKETALVWNYEFADPDFGSCQAKELMEHLESVLTNDPVSVKTGQQLVEVKPQGVNKGLVAERLLTTMQEQGKLLDFILCVGDDRSDEDMFEVIMGAKDGPALSPVAEIFACTVGQKPSKAKYYLDDTAEIIRMLEGLATSDQTSSTVDVPTKDIF; from the exons ATGGTATCAAGATCCTATTCCAACCTCTTGGATCTCGCTTCAGGCAACTTCCACTCCTTCTCCCGGGAAAAGAAGAGGTTCCCAAGAGTAGCAACCGTCACAGGCGTCTTATCCGAGCTAGACGACGACGCCAACAGCAACAGCGTCTGCTCCGACGCTCCATCCTCCATCGCGCAAGACCGAATCATCATCGTTGGAAACCAGCTCCCCATCAAATCCCATCGCAACCCATCCGGTAAACTCACCTTCACCTGGGACAACGACTCCCTCCTCTTGCAGCTCAAAGACGGCATGCGCGAAGACATGGAAGTCGTCTACATCGGCTGCCTCAAAGACCAAGTAGACCCATCCGAGCAAGACGACGTCTCCCAAAGACTCCTCGAGAATTTCAAATGCGTCCCTGCTTACATCCCGCCTGAGATATTCACCAAGTACTACCACGGCTTCTGCAAGCAGCATCTATGGCCCTTGTTTCACTACATGCTTCCTCTAAACCCTGATCTCGGAGGCAGGTTCGACCGCTCCTTATGGCAAGCGTACCTCTCCGTTAACAAGATCTTCGCTGACAAAGTCATGGAAGTGATTAACCCTGACGATGACTTCGTTTGGGTTCATGACTACCACTTGATGGTTCTGCCTACTTTCTTGCGGAAGAGGTTTAACAGAGTGAAGCTAGGGTTCTTCCTCCACAGCCCCTTCCCTTCTTCAGAGATTTACCGAACTCTCCCTGTCAGAAACGAGCTCTTACGCGCCCTACTCAACGCTGATCTGATTGGCTTTCACACCTTTGACTACGCGAGGCACTTCCTCTCTTGCTGCAGCAGGATGCTAGGCTTGTCCTACCAGTCCAAAAGAGGAACCATAGGGCTTGAGTACTACGGCAGAACGGTCAGCATCAAGATCCTCCCCGTCGGGATCCACACCAGCCAGCTTCAGTCGATTCTAAACCTCCCCGAGACTCAGACCAAAGTCGCTGACCTTAGAGACCAGTTCTCGGACCAGAAGGTCCTCCTCGGCGTCGACGACATGGACATCTTCAAAGGAATCAGCCTCAAGCTCCTGGCTATGGAGCAGCTTCTCCAGCAGCATCCGGAGAAGCGAGGACGAGTTGTACTCGTCCAGATCGCCAACCCCGCGAGAGGCCGCGGGAAAGACGTCCAGGAGGTTCGGTCCGAAACCCTAGCCACCGTTAAACGGATCAACGACACGTTCGGAAGGCCAGGGTACCAGCCTGTGTTTCTCATCGATGAACCGCTTCAGTTCTACGAGAGGATCGCTTACTACGTGATCGCAGAGTGTTGTCTTGTCACCGCAGTGAGAGACGGTATGAATCTTATCCCTTATGAGTATATCATCTGCAGACAAGCTAACCCCAAGCTCAACGAGACGTTAGGACTCGACCCTTGCGCTGCGAAGAAGAGCATGCTTGTAGTCTCCGAGTTCATCGGTTGCTCTCCTTCTCTAAGCGGCGCCATTAGAGTGAACCCGTGGAACATCGACGCGGTCACCGAGGCTATGGACTACGCGTTGACAGTTTCGGAAGCGGAGAAGCAAATGCGTCACGAGAAGCATCACAAGTACGTGAGCACCCATGATGTTGCCTACTGGTCGCGCAGCTTTATACAGGATCTCGAGAGGGCGTGCGCGGAGCACGTGAGGAAGAGGTGCTGGGGGATAGGGTTCGGGTTAGGGTTTAGGGTTGTGGCGCTTGATCCGAGTTTTAAGAAGCTTTCTATTGAGCACATTGTCTCGGCTTATAAGAGGACCAAGAAGAGAGCTATTCTTGTGGATTACGATGGCACGATGGTGCAGCCTGGGTCCATTAGGACGACGCCTAGCATCCAAACGATCGAGACCTTGAACAAGCTGTCGAGTGACCCCAAGAATATCGTTTATCTCATCAGCGGGAAAGATCGAAAGACGCTAACCGAATGGTTTTCCTCTTGTGGTGATCTTGGTTTGGCCGCAGAGCATGGATACTTTATAAG GCCAAATGATGGAACAGAGTGGGAAACATCGAGTTTAGTGTCGGCTTTTGAGTGGAAACAAATAGCAGAGCCAGTGATGAGACTCTACACTGAGACGACAGATGGATCAACAATAGAGACTAAAGAGACTGCTCTCGTTTGGAACTACGAGTTTGCTGATCCTGACTTCGGATCTTGTCAAGCTAAAGAGCTTATGGAACACTTAGAAAGCGTGCTCACGAATGATCCAGTCTCTGTCAAAACCGGACAACAACTCGTTGAAGTTAAACCACAG GGTGTGAACAAAGGTCTTGTGGCAGAGAGGCTTCTAACGACGATGCAGGAACAAGGGAAGCTGTTGGATTTCATTCTATGCGTGGGAGATGATCGGTCTGATGAGGATATGTTTGAGGTGATAATGGGTGCTAAAGATGGTCCTGCTTTATCTCCAGTGGCTGAGATCTTCGCTTGCACCGTTGGTCAAAAGCCAAGCAAAGCTAAGTACTACTTAGACGACACTGCAGAGATCATCAGAATGCTTGAAGGTCTAGCCACCTCTGATCAAACCTCTTCAACCGTGGATGTTCCAACAAAAGATATCTTCTAA
- the LOC106303297 gene encoding uncharacterized protein At4g02000-like — translation MAPRHHFSSDHEKMQEPFCKDPPRRRIKALEFDTYALIRDNALTVIGRVTNPAEQPVGALIIALPRKWDLKGRVTGSDLGHNTFQFRFELEEDLQNVLSARPYHYAHWMVILQRWEPVLSPLFPSQILFWITLHGLPLHYWHERMIYEIGQDLRTLEDYCITKTSAKIRVSVDALNPLVKEALIEFSAGVELPVSLEYDGLELHCSNYNSLAYLARFCPLSSRSEEVNSHPRHRKAARSNSSPPRRPRRSEELQTQVNRRFEKRPITSEEPFHQRLD, via the coding sequence ATGGCTCCAAGACATCACTTCTCCTCGGACCACGAGAAGATGCAAGAACCCTTCTGCAAAGACCCTCCCCGCCGACGCATCAAAGCTCTGGAATTCGATACATATGCACTGATAAGGGACAACGCACTCACTGTGATAGGAAGAGTCACGAACCCCGCTGAACAACCGGTAGGAGCCCTTATTATAGCTTTGCCTAGGAAATGGGATCTTAAAGGTAGAGTCACGGGCTCAGATCTAGGTCACAATACCTTCCAGTTCCGTTTCGAGTTGGAAGAAGACCTGCAGAACGTACTCTCGGCCAGACCTTACCACTATGCCCACTGGATGGTCATACTACAACGGTGGGAGCCAGTCCTCTCGCCCCTCTTCCCTTCTCAAATTCTTTTTTGGATAACACTCCACGGTCTTCCCTTACACTACTGGCATGAGAGAATGATCTATGAGATAGGGCAAGATCTACGGACTTTGGAAGACTACTGTATAACAAAAACTTCAGCAAAGATAAGAGTCAGCGTGGACGCTCTAAACCCCCTTGTCAAAGAGGCACTCATTGAGTTTTCTGCTGGTGTAGAACTCCCAGTCTCACTGGAATATGATGGGCTTGAACTACACTGCTCCAACTACAACAGTCTTGCTTACCTAGCTAGGTTCTGCCCCCTCTCATCCAGATCTGAGGAGGTTAACTCCCACCCCAGACACAGAAAGGCAGCACGAAGTAACTCCTCTCCCCCAAGGCGTCCCAGACGCTCTGAAGAGTTGCAGACACAAGTGAACAGAAGGTTTGAAAAAAGACCAATCACCTCAGAAGAACCATTCCACCAGAGGCTTGATTGA
- the LOC106306247 gene encoding putative F-box protein At4g17780: MNNPSSIYIVDDLLEEIFLRLPLKPILKSKTLSKRWRSILESKNFVGRRVSFQKSRKILAAYNCDCGAQPRLLPESRFKGDEEIVYLHCDTKRPSIMTCDGLVCIPEQDWINVLNPWTKQLRRFCFGAWSSGYSRVMGFGSDEVTGRYKVVKMEIWSYSDHCGVECSVLDVETGEWWMLSPPSYKLLCPLSHKLSRKSVCVNGSIYWLQHVGSGYKILALDLHKEKFRNVSVPLTRVTQETQIANLENRLTMAVTYRNPEWKLDIWSKGSSRWNMTYSISLAGKGVPWEIRSKGFTPVSVSKQGNLVFTDNHKRLFKYYPRTDEIRCLSLDTCVISPFLETLAPLPLKSTLPFPHPRRTSKCRVLSKQDEFGIVELLISTLVAVGIVWFSL; encoded by the coding sequence ATGAACAACCCTAGCTCGATCTACATAGTTGACGATCTACTAGAAGAAATATTCCTGCGACTGCCATTGAAACCCATCCTCAAATCCAAAACTCTCTCGAAACGATGGAGATCGATTCTCGAATCAAAGAATTTCGTTGGGAGACGCGTGAGTTTTCAAAAGAGCCGTAAGATCCTAGCTGCTTACAACTGCGACTGCGGCGCGCAGCCGAGGCTCCTCCCAGAGTCGCGGTTCAAAGGGGACGAAGAGATAGTCTATCTTCACTGCGACACCAAACGACCCTCGATAATGACTTGCGACGGTTTGGTCTGCATCCCGGAACAAGACTGGATCAACGTTTTGAACCCTTGGACAAAACAACTCAGGCGGTTCTGTTTCGGAGCGTGGTCGTCCGGTTACTCTCGCGTGATGGGGTTCGGTAGTGACGAAGTCACAGGGAGATATAAAGTAGTGAAGATGGAGATATGGAGTTACAGTGATCATTGTGGAGTGGAGTGTAGTGTTCTTGACGTTGAAACTGGTGAATGGTGGATGCTGAGTCCACCTTCTTACAAGTTGTTGTGTCCACTTTCTCACAAGCTTTCAAGAAAATCAGTGTGTGTGAATGGTTCCATCTACTGGCTACAACACGTTGGGAGTGGTTACAAGATACTAGCATTGGATCTTCACAAAGAAAAATTCCGTAACGTATCAGTTCCGTTGACGCGTGTCACGCAAGAAACACAGATAGCGAACCTTGAAAACCGTCTAACCATGGCCGTTACTTATAGAAACCCTGAATGGAAACTAGATATCTGGAGCAAGGGTAGTAGTAGATGGAACATGACTTACTCCATTAGTTTAGCTGGAAAAGGTGTTCCCTGGGAGATTCGGAGTAAAGGGTTCACACCGGTGTCGGTTTCTAAGCAAGGGAACCTTGTTTTTACTGACAATCACAAGAGGCTTTTCAAATACTATCCAAGGACAGATGAGATCCGTTGTCTCTCCTTAGACACTTGTGTTATATCTCCTTTCTTGGAAACTTTGGCTCCACTTCCTTTGAAATCAACCCTTCCGTTTCCTCATCCGCGCAGGACATCCAAGTGCCGTGTGCTTTCGAAACAGGACGAGTTTGGGATAGTAGAGCTTCTCATATCCACTCTAGTAGCTGTTGGTATTGTTTGGTTCTCTCTCTAG
- the LOC106306248 gene encoding transcription factor MYB39-like produces MGRSPCCDQDKGVKKGPWMPEEDYKLVAYIDKNGYGKWRSLPNIAGLNRCGKSCRLRWMNYLRPDIRRGEFTEEEESTVVKLHALLGNKWSKIASHLPGRTDNEIKNYWNTHMRKKMLQMGIDPITHEPKTNDLSPILDVSQMLAAAIGNGQFGNNTLFNNNIAVEDLLKLQLIHKMLQIITPKAMPNTNSFNTNSLDTKPVANNIKTNPVNPKPEQAAGQLNAIDPHVFTSQIENEDFMPSFEDAWDCFGDNQLPGLVMVSQENLNYQTGAGMMPDYYGDQLREVPSTGSISVTPETSGLNYPGTTQHSSGSNVQEDWEKFLDDETSDSCWKSFLDLTSPTS; encoded by the exons ATGGGAAGATCACCGTGTTGCGATCAAGACAAAGGCGTGAAGAAAGGACCGTGGATGCCCGAAGAAGATTACAAGCTCGTGGCTTATATAGATAAAAACGGTTATGGGAAGTGGCGGTCACTTCCTAACATCGCTGGACTAAACCGCTGCGGAAAGAGCTGCCGGCTCCGGTGGATGAATTATCTCCGGCCTGATATCCGGAGAGGCGAGTTTACCGAAGAAGAAGAGAGTACTGTCGTTAAACTCCATGCCCTTCTTGGCAACAA ATGGTCGAAGATTGCGAGTCATCTTCCAGGAAGGACCGATAACGAAATAAAAAACTATTGGAACACTCATATGAGGAAAAAAATGTTGCAAATGGGGATTGATCCAATCACCCACGAGCCAAAAACCAACGATCTTAGCCCTATCCTCGACGTTTCTCAAATGCTTGCGGCGGCTATTGGCAACGGCCAGTTTGGTAACAATACTCTCTTCAACAACAACATTGCTGTGGAAGATCTTCTCAAACTCCAATTGATTCATAAAATGCTCCAAATCATAACCCCCAAAGCCATGCCAAACACCAATAGCTTCAATACCAACTCACTGGATACTAAACCGGTAGCCAATAATATCAAAACCAATCCAGTGAATCCTAAACCGGAGCAGGCTGCTGGACAATTGAATGCTATTGATCCACATGTTTTCACAAGCCAAATTGAAAATGAAGATTTCATGCCATCTTTTGAGGATGCTTGGGATTGTTTTGGAGATAACCAGCTTCCTGGTTTGGTTATGGTTTCTCAGGAAAATCTGAATTATCAAACCGGAGCCGGTATGATGCCAGATTATTATGGTGATCAATTACGTGAAGTCCCATCTACTGGTTCGATATCGGTTACTCCTGAGACATCCGGGTTGAATTATCCCGGTACGACTCAGCACTCATCCGGTTCAAATGTCCAAGAGGACTGGGAGAAGTTTCTTGATGATGAAACAAGTGACTCTTGCTGGAAAAGTTTCTTAGA TTTAACGTCGCCCACGTCGTGA
- the LOC106305047 gene encoding uncharacterized protein LOC106305047 isoform X1 has translation MGQDYSYSQSSSSDEYDITSLIQAEAELYGDEAESNYHIAEPLQYQPQPECDEGIPRICYCGGDPVGAISSMAKDPGRRYFTCPNVDDGDCHIWKWWDVAITEEMREFQTQLRQLKDQGFECEQKLVKLQKIVCELSKKKLGLNTNAFAMEVCLVVPAVVFLGLAVMYLSGKLLSCAFGLVFMHFC, from the coding sequence ATGGGACAAGATTATTCATACAGCCAGTCTTCTTCATCAGATGAGTACGACATAACCTCACTTATTCAAGCTGAAGCTGAACTGTACGGGGATGAAGCTGAGAGTAACTACCATATTGCTGAGCCGCTTCAATACCAACCTCAACCCGAGTGTGATGAAGGAATCCCGAGGATATGCTACTGTGGTGGTGACCCTGTTGGTGCAATATCTTCCATGGCTAAAGATCCAGGGAGAAGGTACTTCACCTGCCCAAATGTCGATGATGGGGACTGCCACATTTGGAAATGGTGGGACGTGGCTATTACGGAGGAGATGCGTGAGTTTCAGACACAACTTAGGCAGCTTAAGGATCAAGGTTTTGAGTGTGAGCAGAAGCTGGTAAAGCTACAGAAGATTGTCTGTGAGTTATCTAAGAAAAAATTGGGGCTTAATACAAATGCCTTTGCAATGGAAGTTTGTCTAGTGGTCCCTGCAGTAGTTTTTTTAGGTTTGGCGGTCATGTATCTGTCTGGTAAGTTACTCTCTTGTGCTTTTGGGTTGGTCTTTATGCATTTTTGTTAA
- the LOC106304680 gene encoding uncharacterized membrane protein At4g09580-like, translated as MERGGGRGGGGGETTICDVNPPTPTKSVTPRYSLSFWEVTAASGVVLGFLIGLVCVYLTMPQSDYSFLKLPRNLHDLQILRDNLEIYTSDYTVQVLVGYSLVYVFMQTFMIPGTVFMSLLAGALFGVFKGMALVVSTATAGASSCFLLSKLIGRPLIFSLWPDKLVFFQDQVARRKDGLLNYMLFLRLTPTLPNTFINVASPIVDVPYHIFFLATFIGLIPAAFVTVRAGIALGELQSLGDLYDFSSMATLFLIGVLSVTPTLISKKKA; from the exons ATGGAGAGAGGAGGAGGAAGAGGAGGAGGAGGAGGAGAAACAACAATATGCGACGTTAATCCGCCGACACCTACGAAATCGGTGACTCCGAGATATTCTCTGAGCTTTTGGGAGGTCACGGCAGCTTCCGGCGTCGTTCTGGGGTTTCTCATTGGCCTTGTTTGCGTTTATCTCACAATGCCTCAATCTGATTACAGCTTCCTCAAGCTACCTCGTAATCTCCATGACCTTCAGATCCTCAG AGATAACCTGGAGATTTACACAAGTGATTACACAGTTCAAGTTCTTGTCGGATATTCTTTGGTGTATGTGTTTATGCAGACATTCATGATTCCTGGAACTGTGTTCATGTCTTTGCTTGCTGGTGCTCTCTTTGGAGTTTTCAAAGGAATGGCTCTTGTTGTCTCCACTGCAACAGCTGGTGCTTCCTCTTGCTTCTTACTCTCTAAGCTCATTGGTAGACCTTTGATTTTCTCGCTTTGGCCCGACAAGCTCGTCTTCTTCCAAGATCAG GTTGCTAGAAGGAAAGACGGTTTGCTGAACTATATGCTGTTCTTGAGACTAACACCAACATTGCCCAACACTTTCATCAATGTTGCTTCTCCAATTGTTGATGTTCCTTACCATATCTTCTTCCTCGCTACGTTCATCGGTCTGATTCCTGCTGCATTTGTTACTGTCCGG GCTGGGATAGCTCTTGGAGAGCTACAATCATTGGGAGATCTCTATGATTTCAGCTCGATGGCGACTCTGTTTCTCATCGGTGTGCTCTCTGTGACTCCAACCCTAATTAGCAAGAAGAAGGCTTAG
- the LOC106303296 gene encoding uncharacterized protein LOC106303296, whose amino-acid sequence MQMVTIYAKKGFIGNTSCITCGEEETLEHLLFRYNKALEVWKLCPWSITFNPATCSSFRESLQSSFAKVNLPPTRTSSNLFPWICWSLWTSRNQLLFDNRQASPAEILTKSINLLKEWEATQGLSPTLPASTAKQNPIQINSTAVILCNTDAAWNKDSKSAGLAWIFTDQTGKELNRGCLYQDHVSSPANGGIPSG is encoded by the exons ATGCAGATG GTGACAATCTACGCAAAAAAAGGATTTATTGGCAATACCTCTTGCATCACCTGTGGAGAAGAAGAAACGCTGGAGCATCTTCTCTTCCGTTATAATAAGGCGCTTGAAGTCTGGAAGCTCTGCCCCTGGTCAATCACCTTCAACCCAGCAACATGTTCTTCCTTCAGAGAGTCTCTTCAATCATCTTTTGCTAAAGTGAACCTCCCACCAACGAGAACTTCCTCCAACCTGTTCCCTTGGATCTGCTGGAGCTTATGGACTAGCCGCAATCAGCTACTCTTCGACAATAGACAAGCCTCACCAGCAGAGATCCTCACCAAATCTATCAACTTATTGAAGGAATGGGAAGCAACACAAGGGCTATCACCAACTCTCCCCGCTAGCACCGCGAAGCAGAACCCAATCCAGATCAATTCTACAGCGGTGATTCTCTGTAACACGGATGCGGCATGGAACAAAGACTCTAAATCTGCGGGGCTAGCTTGGATCTTCACAGATCAAACGGGTAAAGAACTCAATCGAGGATGCCTCTACCAGGATCATGTCTCCTCCCCGGCTAATGGCGGAATCCCTAGCGGTTAG
- the LOC106304217 gene encoding AT-hook motif nuclear-localized protein 23 has translation MAGLDLGTSFRYVNHQLLRPDLHLHHNSSSGDVTPGVGIGHFTADDEDNNHQGLDLASGGGGSGSSGGGGHGGGGGGDGVGRRPRGRPPGSKNKPKPPVIITRESANTLRAHILEVTNGCDVFDCVATYARRRQRGICVLSGSGTVTNVSIRQPSAAGAVVTLQGTFEILSLSGSFLPPPAPPGATSLTIFVAGGQGQVIGGSVVGELTAAGPVIVIAASFTNVAYERLPLEEDEQQHLGGGGGANGGGNLFPEVAGGGGGGLPFFNLPMNMQPNVQLPVEGWPGNSGGRGPF, from the coding sequence ATGGCTGGTCTTGATCTAGGCACATCTTTTCGTTACGTTAATCACCAGCTCCTTCGTCCCGATCTCCACCTTCACCACAACTCCTCTTCCGGTGACGTCACTCCTGGCGTCGGAATAGGTCATTTCACCGCCGACGACGAAGACAACAACCACCAAGGTCTTGACTTAGCCTCAGGTGGAGGAGGATCAGGAAGCTCCGGAGGAGGAGGTCATGGCGGAGGAGGAGGAGGAGACGGTGTTGGCCGTCGTCCACGTGGCAGACCACCGGGATCCAAAAACAAACCGAAACCTCCGGTAATAATCACGCGCGAGAGCGCAAACACTCTTAGAGCTCACATTCTTGAAGTAACAAACGGCTGCGACGTTTTCGACTGCGTTGCGACTTACGCTCGTCGAAGGCAGCGAGGGATCTGCGTTTTGAGCGGTAGCGGAACGGTGACAAACGTCAGCATACGTCAGCCATCCGCGGCTGGAGCGGTTGTGACGCTACAAGGAACGTTCGAGATTCTTTCTCTCTCCGGATCGTTTCTTCCTCCTCCGGCTCCTCCCGGAGCAACGAGTTTGACTATATTCGTGGCCGGAGGACAAGGACAGGTCATTGGAGGAAGCGTCGTTGGTGAGCTTACGGCGGCTGGACCGGTGATTGTAATCGCTGCTTCGTTTACTAATGTTGCTTATGAGAGACTTCCTTTGGAAGAAGATGAGCAGCAACATCTCGGAGGAGGAGGAGGAGCTAACGGCGGAGGTAATTTGTTTCCGGAGGTTGCTGGCGGAGGAGGAGGTGGACTTCCGTTCTTTAATTTACCGATGAATATGCAACCAAATGTGCAACTTCCGGTGGAAGGTTGGCCGGGGAATTCAGGTGGAAGAGGTCCTTTCTGA
- the LOC106305047 gene encoding uncharacterized protein LOC106305047 isoform X2, producing the protein MGQDYSYSQSSSSDEYDITSLIQAEAELYGDEAESNYHIAEPLQYQPQPECDEGIPRICYCGGDPVGAISSMAKDPGRRYFTCPNVDDGDCHIWKWWDVAITEEMREFQTQLRQLKDQGFECEQKLVKLQKIVCELSKKKLGLNTNAFAMEVCLVVPAVVFLGLAVMYLSGRASKK; encoded by the exons ATGGGACAAGATTATTCATACAGCCAGTCTTCTTCATCAGATGAGTACGACATAACCTCACTTATTCAAGCTGAAGCTGAACTGTACGGGGATGAAGCTGAGAGTAACTACCATATTGCTGAGCCGCTTCAATACCAACCTCAACCCGAGTGTGATGAAGGAATCCCGAGGATATGCTACTGTGGTGGTGACCCTGTTGGTGCAATATCTTCCATGGCTAAAGATCCAGGGAGAAGGTACTTCACCTGCCCAAATGTCGATGATGGGGACTGCCACATTTGGAAATGGTGGGACGTGGCTATTACGGAGGAGATGCGTGAGTTTCAGACACAACTTAGGCAGCTTAAGGATCAAGGTTTTGAGTGTGAGCAGAAGCTGGTAAAGCTACAGAAGATTGTCTGTGAGTTATCTAAGAAAAAATTGGGGCTTAATACAAATGCCTTTGCAATGGAAGTTTGTCTAGTGGTCCCTGCAGTAGTTTTTTTAGGTTTGGCGGTCATGTATCTGTCTG GAAGAGCTTCAAAGAAGTAA